The genomic segment TATCTCTTATGTTAGACATTGCAGTAAGTTATatgatttataatttttccctgataaatatgtttaatatacaCTAAGAATGGGTTTTGAATAACTACTGGCTGATTAATAACCATGTTAGATCCATATCACGCTCACTGATTCTACAGCTCTTTATTCCTAAAAACACCCAAACGGCGAGGTAAACGATGAAAATGAGCAAAAATATACTAAATTATACTAAGTATAGATGGTtactataattattgaagcatttaaaaattattatccaTGTTCAACTGAAAATTGAGTGGCGCCTGCCCGTTGACCTTTGGCGGGTCCTCGTTGTTGATGAAAAGCGACAGTCTTAGCTCATCCACCGATAGAAAATGTTGCTTGCTGATGATACCCggaaatattttgaaatcCCATTGGTATGGGTCAAAGTAGGTCCATATGTACAGTTGTGAAGGGGACTGGGACGAAGCTCCATGTGCATTTCCATTTGGATGTTTATTTGTGAGCCATAATTTGtagtgtatattaaataccCAATTTGAATTGTATAGCTCTATAGCAGCATATCCGTGGAGGATATCCCCAGGCAAATTGTagaaaatgtaaaaaagAGAATCTATATTGAAGTCGGCCATGTGATTATTCTTTGGAGGCCTGGCTTGAAGATAGCACTTGGATTTGTAGAATCTACATATACCGGACGGTTACCTTAAGTcg from the Babesia microti strain RI chromosome I, complete genome genome contains:
- a CDS encoding Probable NOT transcription complex subunit VIP2 (Fragment) (overlaps_old_locusTagID:BBM_I02965); the protein is MMADSGYYDRLLSDAAKAKVYMNNNYGMMDFLSSISPIDGKPPSKVLGTDLTSYGVDFDFAESHFPFYITPWNVDKIKHDLRFYKSKCYLQARPPKNNHMADFNIDSLFYIFYNLPGDILHGYAAIELYNSNWVFNIHYKLWLTNKHPNGNAHGASSQSPSQLYIWTYFDPYQWDFKIFPGIISKQHFLSVDELRLSLFINNEDPPKVNGQAPLNFQLNMDNNF